A stretch of DNA from Molothrus ater isolate BHLD 08-10-18 breed brown headed cowbird chromosome Z, BPBGC_Mater_1.1, whole genome shotgun sequence:
CCCGAAGGGACCATAGTGGGTGACATCAGTCTGCCACAACTGCAGATTTCCAAGGCTGCAGGGGTTAACTCTGGCTCCCATAGAAGGCAGGTTAAAGTCTTGGCAACTGGGGCACAAGCCATCAATTGCCCTGGCTTGATCTTGtgaaattttaaacatttgggTAAGGGCTGGAacattctgatgaaaaaattgaTGGCTCAGCTTTGCTTGGTTGAATATATAAGGCAAAGTAGTTTGTACAACCATGGCCAGAGCATCAGCTCTCTGATTACCCTCGGCAATTGGTCCTGGGAGGCCAGTGTATGATCTCACATGCATAATATGTTATGGTTGCCCTCAGTGGGAGAGTAGATAAACTAGTTTCAAGAGCAAATTGTGTAAATTTGGATTGCAGACCTCCTCTAACAATGAATGTTCAGCTCTCTCAGCTACCCCATCAATATAGGCCGAATCTGTGACCAGATTTAGAGGCTGCTTGAACTTCTCAAAGGCCCTGACAATGGTTGCTAATTCTGCAATCTGTGGGGATCCCTGAACAATTCGGACATCAGACTTCCGCTCCTAAGTGTTTAGGTTCTTCCAAGTCATAACTGACTTGTGGGATCTGCCTGAGCCATCAGTAAAAACTCTCAGTGCCTTCAGAGGAGTTCTACTTTTTAATGATTTTGAAACCAGATTAAAGGTTGAATTAAAAAGTTTGCATTTTGGGAAATGAGTTGAAATTTGACCTGGGTAGCTGTCAAGAGTGAACTGGAGGTTCTTGTTTGTCTGGAACAAAATATCCAGATCTTTTAATGTCAATAGTAGGTACATGCATGTGAAATCACACCTTGCCAAGGTCTGGAGGCATGCTCTGGCCTTTGCGATGAGCCGAGCCATCAGGTCTTGGGGTCTTGTAATGGTTTCAATTGGTTGGTGGGACTGGAACACGCACTCTATAATTAAAAGTTGGTCCTTCAAAGTGGGGTCCCATTGAAGAATTAATCCATGGAAcccaaaactgcaaaacaaaaaggcaGGCTAGGGTCTGCGGGCCTGTCTCGTGGTCAGTGCTTTGGATCTCATTGGTCAATACCTTTTGGATTGCTACCTTGGCCTCTGGAGTGAGGGTGCACTGTGAGTTGAGGTCCTTGCAGCTTTGCAGAAGGTTGAAAAGCATTGCAAGGTCCTCTCTCGTGATCCCCAGCAGTGGACAGACCCAGCTGATGCTCCTATGGAGCTGGTGAAGATCCCTCAGGGTCCTTGTGTCATCTTTGATGGTGAGCTGATGGGGTACGATGGTCCGTTCGCTGATTTGGAGTCCAAGGTAGGTGCACAGGCAGGTGTGCTGAATCTTTTCCATTGCAATTTCAAATCCTGCCTCCTTGATGGCATGGATGGTCTTTTTCAGCACAATGTCCAAATATGTGTCTGTCTGGGTACAAATCAGAACCGTCCATTTAGTGGAGGACAATGGTGTCTGGAAACTTTGTTCTGAGAGGTGAGAGAATGTGGGTGACAAACCACTGGCACAAAGATGGAGAGCTCTTCATGCCTTGAGGGAGTACCCTCCCGTGGTATCTTTCCAGGGGGCTTGCCTATTCAAGGATGGGGCAGAGAAGGCAAACCGTGGGGCACCTCTGGGATGGAGTGGGATGTTAAAAAAGCAGTCTTTAATGTCAGTGACTGCCAACCTCCTATCCCTGAGGAGCATTGAGGGtgagggcaggccaggctgcaggTGACCCATATTTTCAATGACATCACTGATCTTTCTGAGGTCGTGCAGGAGCCACCTGTCCTTGCCAGGGTCTTTGATAACAAAGACAGGGATGTTCTAAGGGCTGTTGGTTGGTACGATGTGGCCTTTGGACAACTCCTCCTGCATAAGGGACTTGAACGCTTTCAGCTTTTCAGCTGGTAGGGGCCACTGGTCCTCCCACATGGGTTCATAGGTCATCCAGGTGAATGACGGAGTGCCACACTCCACAGTGGCCCCAATTAGAAATCCTGTGGTCTTGAAGGGGTCTCTCACCTTGCCCCCCATTGAGATAATAGGTCCCTGCCCCATAAGGTAATGGGAGCCCTTACCATGAACAGTTCTACCGTGGCCACCCCACTCTCAGGTCCCTCAATTAGGATAGTCATTTTGCTCCTCATGGAGGTGGCAGTTCTTCCAGTCCCAGAGATGACCCTATTCACAGGTACCAATTTCCAGTCCAGTAGCCACTGGGAGCAGGCGATGATGGTGACATCAGCTCCAGTgcccaccatccctggaaggtaGCTCTTGTCTCCCTTTGAATAGTTTTGAGTGTTGTGGAGGTCTCACAGCTACCAGGAGGTGTAGAACagttacaaaaggaaaaatgctgagGCCCCCTTGCACTGAAGTCCAGGCCAGCCATGCTCGTGAGCATTCACAACCCACTCAGCTCCTAAGGCTGCCTCAACTGCAGAGTTTCCATCCCCTCAAACTGCTTCTTGCTTCAGGCCAAGCCTCACATGACTCTTTTCAAGCAACTTTGTTCACATTTCTATGGTACCTCTAGGATCAAAGAATAGCCATCAGTGAATAATCTTCCTAGGGGCACAATTCAGGGCCctgaaatgcaaattaaaatatggaaaatgcTTTCATGAGTAGCTCTCACCTGACTGAAATACTTGATGCTCAGTTTGCCAGTCTgaggctattttttttccacttatttGTCAGGGGTTTCATTCTGTCTGAGAAGGTGCAGCTGGTGTGGTCCCCTACTGCATGAGGTCTGCAGAGcactcctgctttcctgggagTCCTGGTGCCACTTGGGTGTTGTAGGAAGCAGTGCAAActctctgtgcctgcctgaCTGCACCCTGGTAACACTGGACAAAGTTTGGACAGCTACAGCTAAATTTGTATGGTGGAGGAACACTCACGGAGAGTTACAGTTGTTCTGTGAAAAGTGGGGTCTGGTCAGAGGGTAGAGACCCAAATTCAAATCCAtgcagacaggcagcagcactcctgtctagaatttaatgaaaatgaatATGAAGATTTCCTTCAATCAATTGCCCAATCTACATGCTGCAAAATAACCAAATGTGCAGCTGGTGAAATACCTACCTGCTCTAAGCCCCTTCAGCCCACTCAGATGAGGGGGTGTCACTCGGGTGAGGATGGCAGAGAAATGGGATGGGAGGTAGCTGCTGCTAGGAGCCAGCAGATAATTGTGAGAGGGATAGAGCAGAGGAAATAACAAGTGTAACatccagaaagaaagcaaagtggCAACTCTACTGGGATTTTGCTGCAAACAAGTGTGCCTGTGGGTGTGAGTAGATCGTGTCCAGCAGAATGACAGGAATGCCAATGAGTGGTGCCAGCAGAGTCTGGTGcactcccacagcccctggatTTGTGGGAGAGAGCAGCGTCCCCCAGGCTGCTGGACCCCTCTGGCTGGGGtttctcctcagcagcaggTGGGCAGGATAACCCTGTGGATAaccctcctgcactgccctgagggTGTGGGGAGGGATAAAGCATCTGGGGGATGGGGCTCATCCTGGGAGGTGCCATCTCTGCCACCCCTCTGAAGAGAGAGGGATTGGCACCCCTCTGCATGGAACTCCCTCATCCTCAtggatgctgctggagcccagtGACCTCAGGCTCTGACTCCTGGCCTTTGCACacaggaaaatgcaaaattccCTCCGACTGGGATCCCAAACCGTAGTTTAAAGCAAAGAAGAACGTCAGCTATGCCTTGTACGAAGtggtgcagctcagctgtgttgGGAAGCTTGTGCCAACTGTCCCACAGATTGAATGCATTTCCAGAGGGGCCCAGATCCTGTGGAATGAGATTCCCACCTGCAAGGGtaagcacagccctgcagcacccttGCCCagggccctgagctgctggcagaccCTCTGTGACTGGGTTGTGCAGATGACAGTGCAGGAATGGCAGACCCGGATGCCTTGGCTTTCCCCATGTCCTGGCACTGACAAGGCTCTTTTTGTCTCAGCACCTTGCTGTAGGcacctgctgggctctgtgctcctgggaggAGTTCAAAGGCAGGAACAAAGCTCCCTGCACTGGGGGCTACTGTAAGCCCTGTGCCTTCCAACAATGAGTGGGTGGTGGGAGGGGATGGAACTCTGTGTGAAGACTGGGAAGGAATTCAGTCCCTGCCCAGCTTTTCCCAAATGGAGCCTGAGTTGAGAAGCCTGCAAGACTGTAGCAGGCATGGATGGGATGGCTCTTGGGGTGGTCTGCTGCCACCAATAACTGTGTCCTAGGCCGCAAGAGGGATCAGCAGTTGAATGTGGTGACCAAAGCAGATGAGCCCTGTCCAAATCAGAGCAAGAGATATCTCAGCAGACCACTTCCCATCCTGCTTACAtgagctccttctcctccccagggggatgccagcagccccagtgggACTCACAGCTCCAGTTGAGGCCAAACCAGAGATTTTACATGGTCAGTGAAGAGGTGACACTGAGCTGCTTTGAGAATGACGCTCCTCCCCTCGCTAAGATCAGATGTACAAACAGGAAGAATCCTTGGGAGGTGTTGGACATTTCAGGAAAATGGCACAGGTTGGCTCAGACCCTGAGCTGCACCACGGGTAAGTTGGGAAGCAGTAGGTCTCCCCTGCTACGTGCACTTCCCACTGTGGAGGGGACCTGGACATCCTGCTGTATCTGTGAGACACCttgggcacagctcagagtcaggtcccagctgggagcagtcTCCAAGGTGGGGAGGGTGAGAAGCATTCAGTGTGGGACAGGTTTTCTCTATCCCTGCATCTCCCAGGCTATTCCTGAGTTGTATGTCACGGGAAGTGAGAGGGGATCCGTCCCCTCAGTTTTCACCTCTCTCCCAGTGTCCTGTATCACCTCCTTGCCCTGGCACATGCTCTTCTTCTGCTCTTGGGGGCCCTTGGCTTTCCTCATGGTGTGGAATGCAGACATTAACCACAGTCCATGATGGAAAAGCCTTGGTCCTTCTCCTGCTGAAGCATTCCCTCACTGAGAAGGACCCTCACACTTTCTCCCTGACAAAAATCGGCTAGGCTGGAGACCAGGCCCTTCAGCCCCAGCCAGGACCATGGAGACATCCAGAGCAGTGGGGACGTGGAGAAAATAGGAAGGATAACCCCAGCCCAGCGCTCATGGCTGCCATGTCCCCTGGCTCTCCTGTGACTGTGACCAGCACGGGGCTCCCAGGAAATTCATCCAATTCAACAGGgcaagaggaaaacagaaggcCCACAGGAGCTGAGCTTTTTCATTCCTCAGCCCCTTCAACTCCCAGGGATTGCTTACTGCTTTTGCAAGGCCTTTGAATCGGTCTTTCTGTAATCCTTTTATTTaggctttgctttcatttttgcaCTCCTGGAAGCAGGACTTGTATGCCAGATTTCCCAGTCCCAGACACACAGGCCCAGGTTGATGGCATTCTCCTGCTGTCCTCTGGGTTCCCAACCCTTCTGCCCTCTCTGCTGGTATTCAGCCAAACCCAGGGCTTTGCTTGGCCTGGCTGGACTGCTTTGTAACTCTACCTGTTCTGTCTGGACAAGAAATAAAGGCTTATGGATTGGAGGGGCTGCCTGTCCCACACAGCTTCTGCCTGCTCCCCTCATTGCCCCTGTGGGGTGATATtcccctgcagggagctgacTGTGCCTTGTTGAGGGGAgccaccagcagggctgctgtgatCCTCTAttcccctggtgctgcctgACAGCTTTGCTGACCTACTGAGCTGAGCTGGACAGCTCTAATGTGAATTTGGAGCACATGTGTGGTGGCAATCCATCAAGGGTGATGGCTCTCCACACACATTTTGGCCAAGAGTGTATTCTGTGCCCATGCTGTGGTATGTCTGTGCCTTCAGCTCCCTTGTTGCCCCTGTGCCAGGTCAAAcctggaagaaaagcaaagatcAGGGGTCACCACCACCATGGCCTTTATTGGTGAGACACAGGACACAAAGCCATGGGGTCACTCCTGCTTCTGAGGTCTCCTGCCTTTCTTTCTGTGGTGCTGCTTGAACCACATCCAGGATATTGACGTTGAGACACCATAGCCTGGGATTGCCATGGTGCAGCCACAGGCTGATGGCAGAGCCTCTGTGGAGCTGGTAGGGCAGTGGCACttggagcagcaccaggaagatgcagccccaggaggagaTTGTGTGGAGTTTGAAGGAGCAGTTCAGCCCTGCAGGACCATGGGTTGTCCCACTCTTGGCTCTTGCTGACTTTGGGCTTCCTGCTTCTCCCACAGTTGGACAGATATTCTGTGCCCCTGAGCACCATGGATCTTAAAGCGGTTGGAGACTTCTCTGACCAAACACAAGGTGGGTGTTGGTGCTACCCCACTTTCCTTGGCGCTACCTGAGGGGACAAGGAAACCTCAATGGGACAGCTGTTCTCCTGATCCTTGGCAAGGAAGCATAGGTGAAATCCTGGTGCCTCTGCTCTGGTCTTCATGCTCAGGCTGTGATTCCAGATAAGTTCCTGCACAAATGCTGGGCAGGGTCAGGTTCCCATTTCAACACTTGGCCAAAATTTGGAGACAGTCTAGCCTGTGTTCTCCAGCCACGGAGGACCCTTGGGGTGGTTTTTCAGGAGAGTGAAGCATCTTGGGGTCATGCacatccctttttttcccctcttgcttCCACTGTTACTGATGAAGGGCTGTTCCAGGGAGTCAAAGTCCCATCCAGAGACAGGCTGTGGTCATGCCCCTACTTGAAATTCCCGTAGGTTTCAAATGAATTCAAATAACTGAGGGCTAGTTCATAGCAGAGCCCATACTGTTCCTGTGGATCAAAGGATGCACATGAGGCTCTGGTGGACCAACACCTGCAGTGGCATGTCAGCATTGGTCTCCAACAGCTTCCTGACACAGAGCATGCCACACACAGGTGCAGTCcaccctccccatcccagctggagtCCACCATCCCCAGCTGAGGAATCCAGGCatgtgctccaggagctggaaggatGGGCTACACCAGCACTGGAGCCAGCTGGATTTGGCAGGAGAGCCAACATCCATGACACAAAGTGTTCAGCAGCCAGGTGGAGCAGAAAGGGGCCACTCATCATGCAGGATGCTTTGGTGCCCCCTCAGTTCTGCAGAACCTGCCACTGAGGGAGTGGgtgtgtcccagcagcagcaactgctGGGAGGTTTCAAAGATCTCATTGGCACCTGGCCTCAGGATGATCTGAGCACAGAGGGGCTAGGGCAGCTACTGGGACAATGCAAGATATGGCTCTTgttgtgctgctgccatccacGCTGGGTTGGAAGTCAGCACCTACCACATTTTTAATGAACTGTCTGCGCCTCCTCTTCAGCATCCTCACAGCCTGGGACACATCCACCATGCCCTCACTTTGGATCTGCTCACACAGGaaaccagcagcacagaagaTCCCACTCCGGctggctccatccctgtggaGGAGGGCAAGGGGAGCCTCATTTGCTCTGGGATGGCAGGTGGCAGGGCTGAGACTCAGAGGTGTCCCCCTAGACCCCCACACTCTCAGGATGATCTTGGCCACACGTCCCCCACCCAACCAACCTCCAACAGGGGAGCCTTCCTCCCTCAACCGCGCTGAATTCATATGCACACATCCACCCGAGATGGAGCTGTCCCCAATGTCACTGACACAGCCtgagctgtgtccagctctgtgccatggctgctcctccaggagaCATCACTCACCAGCAGGTGACAAGGATGTGTCCATCCTGGCTCTGCCGATGGTGTGTCTCCACCTTCCCTAGCAGGCTGATGATGGTGTCAGGGTGTGGCGGAAGGCGATGCTGCATGGGCCAGTCTGTCAGTTGATGTAACCGGATTTCCAATGCAGATTTCTTGGGCTAGTGGGGAAGAAAGACagggggctgggcagagcagagaccTATTGGCTTCAcggagggaaggggagggacaGCGCGTGCCAGTCCTGCCTCAGCCACGCACACTGGATCAAGGGAGCAGCCCCACATTGGGAATGCCACTCCAGACGTTGCTCTTCTCCAACAAGTGCTCTGAGAGCAACAGACAGAGCATAAGAGAAGAGCTGAGCTCCAGGTGCAGCTCAGACTGACACCAGTCCTGTgtccagctgcctgcagcagttCCCCTTCCATGAACCACTGAGATGTACAAACTCCAACCACAGCTGCTGTCCTCCAGTTGGAGGGCACACAAAAACACCTCTGAATTCTacctgtgcctgcagcctcaCTTCCTTGGGATTAACCTCTCTGCCAAGGCAAAAGACTCTGCTGTGGCCAgtgccctgccaggaccccaCCAGATCCCTGTGCCATCTCTGTCTGGGACTTTGAGCCCAAATTAAAGCCTATTGacagctgctcttcccagctcATGCAAAGATTCTTCTCAAAGGAGTTTGCCAGCTCTGAGCAAAGGGCCCACCTGCTGCCTGTTGCTGAGGACAAGTGTCCAGGTTGTGAagccagccccaggctcctCTGAGATCAGCTGCACATGGAAGCGGCCATAGTCATCTTCGCCCTGGCTGGGCCAGAACCGCACGTACGTCTGGGGGAGGGCGAGAGGTGCCTGATCACACATGGCCCCgcctgcaggcagggcagagctcggCCCCGCACATGGGGGGGCTCACACCAGCCCCTCGCCCATAAGCCACATGCACATGGCTCTGCCAGCCACTTGCTGGgcaccagcccagtgctgcagccagagaaTAACACTCCATCACACAGGACACCTGGGTAGGGCTCAACAAAAGCCGAGGGATGCTCATTTGCAGCGACACCAAGGACAGCCCcctgctgtggagctgggacAGTCCTCAGGGCTCTCCCAGGTGGAGCCCCCAGGCTTGCAGTAGGTCCTGCTGCAAGCTGGGCTCTCATGGTAAGATCCATGCAGGGCCAAAGGCAGAAACCACACTGCTCGGCCCCACAGGGAAccaggagagggaagagctgtcAGAGCTTGGGCTGCTGACCTTGTCCAGCTCCTGGAGTTCGTTCAGCACAACTATCGATGTGCAAGTGTAATCCCAGACCAGAGCCCAGAAATCCACCAGCGTGGTGGGGAAAGGCAGCTGCGTGATGATGATTCTCTCCTCCTCGGTGTACGTCTGCAAAAGACAGGACGATGCGTGTGGGGAGGGTGCCAGCATCCCCGAGAGCCCTTCCCACAGCGGCCACGGCTCCCTACCGCCCTGCTGAGATGGAGAAggcccaggcagcccagccctgctcagagcagctcatgTTAGCGCCCCGCTGCCCTCTCAGCTCATCGCAGCCGGGCTCAGCTCGCAGCAGGCTGTGGCTGGCACACGCCGCTGCGCTGCCCGCGCAGGCAGGGCTCCGCCGATCGCGGTCGCGGGGGCCatctcctggcagcagggccagcagtcACCGTGCAGCAGCCCGAGGGCGGGGACACCTCccccgggctgggggctctaccctggcctggagctgggctgcgCAGGAGGGGCCCGGCTGCCCCGAGCAGCTCCCGCTCCCCCGGCGGCCGGAGCCTTACGCTGGCAAAGACGGCGTTGATGTAAGCTGGCGAGCCGTCTGCGTTCACCGAGGACATCAGGATGGGCCGGCAGGAGTCCGCTGCGGAGGCAAGGAGCAGAGACGGGGAAATCATCGCTTGTTGCCTCCCTACGGAGAGGCAGGGGGCTTTCCCTGCAACACGTACAGCCAACATAGCTCCCTGCACCATGGGTTGGACAGGATGGAACGGACAGGCACCACCACACCCACGGCTGTGACAGCTCAGGGCACCCTGATGAGGGGTGCCCAAAACACTGTGGTTGGGTGCACAGCAGATCCACCCTCCTCACTGCTCCCTGATGTGCCTCATCTGAGCTTCTCCACTGGCAAAGTTTAGACCAGGGACATATTTATCCCAGGTGTACCCCCGGTGCCTCCAACAGGCTCAGAAGGAAGCAGCCTAATCTGTATTTATTATCTACTAACCAGAATACAACAACTGCACCCTGAGCCCAACCTGTCAGTGACATATGCtggagagggaagcagcagcaaagcatcGTTCCCCCCATGCTGCTGTCAGGCTCTGGCTTTAGAGCaagaggctgcccagccctgccagtgtTACCTGGCAAGATCTCTGGCTTGCGGTTCTTGGCTTGGTTTCTGggcttctctgcttctctgcatggcaggagctggaacaaCTCAGAAAATCTCTGCAGGGCCTGTAGAGATGATTCACCCAAGTCAGTCCTGCCTGTCAGCAACTCACCTTCTTGGGCCACTGCAGAGAAATGAtcccccatctccatcccactgctagggaggggagcaggagggggctGGCATCACAGATGAGCCCTCACAGCACCAGTGCACCGTCTCCTGGTGGTACCTTGAACTCCTTCTCCAGGgcgctgctgcagcctgaggtCTCATCGTCTCGCAGGGAGTGCACGCGGCTGGCGATGCTCTCCACGGGCACCCCGGTGCTGCCACAGAGCAAACCTTCCAGAAGCGCCTCGTACAGGAAGCTGTACTGCTCCTGCGGGAGGACACGGCTCAGCTGCACAGTCTGGAGCCAGTCCAGGAGGAACCCTGGAGCTCCAGATCACCAGCTGTCCTC
This window harbors:
- the LOC118699351 gene encoding receptor-type tyrosine-protein phosphatase alpha-like is translated as MQHRLPPHPDTIISLLGKVETHHRQSQDGHILVTCWDGASRSGIFCAAGFLCEQIQSEGMVDVSQAVRMLKRRRRQFIKNVEQYGLCYELALSYLNSFETYGNFK